A window of the Pseudomonas fluorescens genome harbors these coding sequences:
- the mpl gene encoding UDP-N-acetylmuramate:L-alanyl-gamma-D-glutamyl-meso-diaminopimelate ligase — protein sequence MHIHILGICGTFMGSMAVLAKELGHHVTGSDANVYPPMSTQLEAQGIQLTQGYDPAQLEPAPDLVVIGNAMSRGNPAVEYVLNKGLPYVSGPQWLADHVLQGRWVLAVAGTHGKTTTSSMLAWVLEHAGMSPGFLIGGVPQNFSVSARLGGTPFFVIEADEYDSAFFDKRSKFVHYRPRTAILNNLEFDHADIFPDLPAIERQFHHLVRTIPSEGLVIHPTTEPALQRVIQMGCWTPVQTTGAGGQWQVKLLKDDGSAFEVMFEGVSQGVVEWELTGQHNVANALATLAAARHVGVVPSMGIAGLSAFKSVKRRMEKVAEVRGITIYDDFAHHPTAIATTLDGLRKRIGDAPLIAIIEPRSNSMKLGAHRDGLPDSVVDADQVIWYAPANLGWDLAGTAALCTVPSIVSDSLEGIIERVKSQAQPGTHVVIMSNGGFGGLHGKLAEALK from the coding sequence ATGCACATTCATATTCTGGGTATCTGCGGGACTTTCATGGGCTCGATGGCGGTTCTGGCCAAAGAGCTGGGCCATCACGTGACCGGCTCCGATGCCAACGTCTATCCGCCGATGAGCACTCAGCTCGAAGCCCAGGGGATTCAGCTGACCCAGGGTTACGACCCGGCGCAGCTTGAACCGGCACCGGATCTGGTGGTGATCGGCAACGCCATGTCCCGCGGCAATCCGGCGGTGGAATATGTGCTGAACAAAGGCCTGCCGTACGTTTCCGGCCCGCAATGGCTGGCCGACCATGTGCTGCAAGGTCGCTGGGTGCTGGCGGTTGCCGGTACGCACGGCAAGACCACCACCAGCAGCATGCTCGCCTGGGTGCTGGAACACGCCGGCATGAGTCCGGGCTTCCTGATCGGCGGCGTGCCGCAGAACTTCTCGGTGTCGGCGCGTCTGGGCGGCACGCCGTTCTTCGTGATCGAGGCCGACGAGTACGACAGCGCGTTCTTCGACAAGCGTTCCAAGTTTGTCCACTACCGTCCGCGCACGGCGATCCTCAACAACCTCGAGTTCGATCACGCTGACATCTTCCCGGATCTTCCAGCCATCGAGCGGCAATTCCACCACTTGGTGCGGACCATTCCGAGTGAAGGGCTGGTGATTCACCCGACCACCGAACCGGCCTTGCAGCGCGTGATCCAGATGGGCTGCTGGACCCCGGTGCAAACCACCGGTGCCGGCGGTCAATGGCAGGTCAAGTTGCTGAAAGACGATGGCTCGGCGTTCGAAGTGATGTTCGAAGGCGTGTCCCAAGGTGTGGTCGAGTGGGAATTGACCGGTCAGCACAACGTCGCCAACGCCTTGGCGACTTTGGCGGCGGCGCGTCATGTCGGTGTTGTGCCGTCGATGGGCATCGCCGGATTGAGCGCATTCAAGAGCGTCAAACGCCGGATGGAAAAAGTCGCGGAAGTGCGCGGCATCACCATCTACGACGACTTCGCCCACCACCCGACCGCGATTGCCACCACCCTCGACGGCCTGCGCAAACGCATCGGCGATGCGCCGCTGATCGCGATCATCGAACCGCGCTCCAACTCGATGAAGCTTGGCGCCCACCGTGATGGTCTGCCGGACAGCGTGGTCGATGCCGATCAGGTGATCTGGTACGCCCCGGCCAACCTTGGATGGGACCTGGCCGGCACCGCCGCGTTGTGCACCGTGCCGTCGATTGTCAGCGACTCGCTGGAAGGCATCATCGAACGCGTGAAGAGCCAGGCCCAGCCCGGCACTCACGTGGTGATCATGAGCAACGGCGGCTTCGGCGGCCTGCACGGCAAACTCGCCGAGGCGCTTAAATGA
- a CDS encoding YceK/YidQ family lipoprotein encodes MNKLLAILLALQLTGCATARTLDAAKPGAPVVYSGTRLDLYAMNGGCCAMDRFGAEAPSYPGVDLSASALLDTLLLPLSLLTVIGVGFQATGGL; translated from the coding sequence ATGAATAAGCTGCTGGCAATCCTGTTGGCGCTGCAACTGACCGGCTGCGCCACGGCGCGCACGCTCGATGCCGCCAAACCCGGCGCGCCGGTGGTGTATTCCGGCACGCGTCTGGATTTGTATGCGATGAATGGTGGCTGTTGCGCGATGGACCGATTCGGGGCCGAGGCCCCGAGCTATCCCGGAGTGGATCTGTCCGCCAGCGCATTGCTCGATACGCTGCTATTGCCGTTGTCGTTGCTGACGGTAATCGGTGTGGGGTTCCAGGCAACGGGCGGGTTATGA
- a CDS encoding sigma-54-dependent Fis family transcriptional regulator: MHDNHLSRHAQQVLTVTQGKPHLHGPGADPSIARSWLRCLEDYHLDPALTIAPTVLEHGRVLESRERLQQVLQIAGNEMSSLHQQLSGAGHAVLLTDARGVILNCVTAPAERKIFERAGLWLGSDWSEACEGTNGIGTCLVERQALTIHQDEHFRGRHTGLTCSASPVFDPHGELLAVLDVSSARHDVSRQSQFHTMALVNLSAKMIESCYFLRCFDNQWLLRFHLQAESVGLFSEGLLAFDGEGRISAVNQSALNLLGHIRGGLLGKPVEAFFDCSLDELLGRASANASASWPLRTRDGRHLFAVLRGETRRPLPVAPARAPVEAPRLSGICLGDAALQADFRKSLRVFERDVPLLINGETGSGKEAFAKAVHNASQRAGKAFVALNCAAIPESLIESELFGYRGGSFTGARKDGMRGKLQQADGGTLFLDEIGDMPLALQTRLLRVLEDRQVVPIGGEPEAVNVRIISATHRNLLERVGDGSFREDLYYRLNGLEVALPPLRERSDKSQLLDFLLAEEAGGETILIEEPARQALLGFNWPGNVRQMRNVLRTLAALCDEGRIGLEDLPAMFRQVQPLLVKTDEASSGQPLEDAERLALLNALEHTRWHMTHTAQQLGVSRNTLYRKLRKHGIERRVS; the protein is encoded by the coding sequence ATGCACGACAACCATTTGAGTCGCCATGCCCAACAGGTTCTCACCGTCACTCAGGGCAAGCCGCACCTGCATGGCCCCGGTGCCGACCCGTCGATCGCCCGCTCGTGGCTGCGTTGTCTTGAGGACTATCACCTCGACCCGGCCCTGACCATTGCGCCGACTGTGCTCGAACACGGTCGCGTCCTCGAAAGCCGCGAACGGCTGCAACAGGTGTTGCAGATCGCCGGCAATGAAATGAGCAGCCTGCATCAACAACTCTCCGGCGCCGGCCACGCGGTATTGCTGACCGACGCGCGCGGGGTGATCCTCAACTGCGTCACCGCCCCCGCCGAACGCAAGATCTTCGAACGCGCCGGCCTCTGGCTCGGTTCTGACTGGAGCGAGGCCTGCGAAGGCACCAACGGCATCGGCACCTGCCTGGTGGAACGTCAGGCACTGACCATTCATCAGGACGAACACTTTCGCGGTCGCCACACCGGCCTGACCTGCTCGGCAAGCCCGGTGTTCGACCCGCACGGTGAATTGCTGGCGGTGCTCGACGTGTCCTCGGCGCGACACGACGTCTCGCGCCAGAGCCAGTTCCACACCATGGCGCTGGTCAATCTGTCGGCGAAGATGATCGAGAGCTGCTATTTCCTGCGCTGTTTCGATAATCAATGGTTGTTGCGTTTCCATCTCCAGGCCGAGTCCGTCGGGCTGTTCAGCGAAGGGCTGCTGGCGTTTGACGGGGAAGGGAGGATCAGCGCAGTCAATCAGAGCGCATTGAACCTGCTCGGGCATATTCGTGGTGGTTTGCTGGGCAAACCGGTGGAGGCGTTTTTCGACTGTTCGCTGGATGAATTGCTCGGGCGCGCCAGCGCCAATGCCAGCGCCAGTTGGCCGCTGCGTACTCGCGACGGGCGGCATCTGTTTGCGGTGCTGCGCGGCGAAACCCGTCGGCCACTGCCGGTAGCGCCGGCTCGCGCGCCTGTCGAAGCGCCGCGTCTTTCAGGCATTTGTCTGGGGGATGCGGCGTTGCAGGCGGATTTCCGCAAGTCGCTGCGGGTGTTCGAGCGCGATGTACCGCTGCTGATCAACGGCGAAACCGGCTCCGGCAAGGAGGCATTCGCCAAGGCTGTGCATAACGCCAGCCAGCGCGCCGGCAAAGCGTTCGTCGCCCTCAACTGCGCGGCGATTCCCGAAAGCCTGATCGAGAGCGAACTGTTCGGCTATCGCGGTGGCAGTTTCACCGGCGCGCGCAAGGACGGCATGCGCGGCAAGCTGCAACAGGCCGATGGCGGCACGCTGTTCCTCGATGAAATCGGCGACATGCCGCTGGCTCTGCAAACCCGTCTGCTGCGAGTGCTGGAAGACCGGCAAGTGGTGCCGATTGGCGGCGAGCCGGAGGCGGTCAACGTGCGGATCATCAGCGCCACACACCGCAATCTGCTGGAGCGGGTTGGCGACGGCAGTTTCCGTGAAGACCTTTATTACCGGCTCAACGGTCTGGAAGTGGCGCTGCCGCCGTTGCGCGAGCGCAGTGACAAGTCGCAGTTGCTGGATTTCCTGCTGGCCGAAGAGGCGGGCGGGGAAACGATCCTGATCGAAGAGCCGGCGCGTCAGGCGTTGCTGGGGTTCAACTGGCCGGGCAATGTGCGGCAGATGCGTAACGTGCTGCGCACGCTGGCGGCGTTGTGCGATGAAGGACGGATCGGGCTGGAGGATTTGCCCGCGATGTTCCGGCAGGTGCAGCCGCTGTTGGTCAAAACCGATGAAGCGTCGTCCGGCCAGCCGCTGGAAGATGCCGAGCGGCTGGCCTTGCTCAATGCGCTGGAACACACCCGTTGGCACATGACCCACACGGCGCAACAACTGGGCGTCAGTCGCAATACGCTCTATAGAAAGCTGCGCAAGCATGGGATCGAGCGGCGTGTCAGCTAA
- the eutC gene encoding ethanolamine ammonia-lyase subunit EutC, whose translation MSQMEKPPVDPQNPWLELRRLTPARIALGRTGTSLPTSAQLDFQYAHAQARDAVHLPFDHAGLSAQLAERQRDSLLLHSAAVDRNSYLQRPDLGRKLSDQSAQTLREYAQAHPGGVDLVIVVADGLSALAVHRHTLPFLTRLEEQMSADEWSTAPVVLVEQGRVAIGDEIGQLLGAKMVVMLIGERPGLSSPDSLGLYFTYNPKVGLTDAYRNCISNVRLEGLSYGMAAHRLLYLMREACRRQLSGVNLKDEAQVQTLESEAGADMKSNFLLDPPSA comes from the coding sequence ATGAGTCAGATGGAAAAACCGCCCGTCGATCCGCAAAACCCGTGGCTGGAGCTGCGTCGCCTGACCCCGGCGCGCATTGCCCTCGGCCGCACCGGCACCAGCCTGCCGACCAGCGCACAACTGGATTTCCAATACGCCCACGCCCAAGCCCGGGACGCGGTGCATTTACCGTTCGATCACGCCGGGCTCAGCGCCCAACTGGCCGAACGCCAGCGCGACAGCCTGCTCTTGCACAGCGCGGCGGTGGATCGCAACAGCTACCTGCAACGCCCGGATCTGGGGCGCAAGCTGAGCGATCAATCGGCCCAGACCCTGCGCGAATACGCCCAGGCGCACCCGGGCGGCGTGGATCTGGTGATTGTCGTGGCGGACGGTCTCTCGGCGCTGGCGGTGCATCGGCATACCCTGCCGTTCCTGACCCGATTGGAAGAACAGATGAGCGCCGACGAATGGTCGACAGCGCCTGTAGTGCTGGTGGAACAGGGTCGAGTGGCGATTGGCGATGAAATCGGCCAGTTGCTGGGCGCCAAAATGGTCGTGATGCTGATCGGAGAGCGCCCGGGCCTCAGTTCGCCGGACAGCCTGGGGTTATATTTCACCTACAATCCAAAGGTCGGCCTCACGGATGCGTACCGCAACTGCATCTCCAATGTGCGGCTGGAAGGGCTCAGTTACGGCATGGCGGCGCATCGCTTGCTGTATCTGATGCGCGAAGCCTGTCGGCGGCAGCTGTCAGGCGTCAATCTGAAGGACGAAGCGCAGGTTCAGACGCTGGAATCGGAAGCCGGTGCAGACATGAAGAGTAATTTCCTACTCGATCCGCCCTCAGCCTGA
- the ubiX gene encoding flavin prenyltransferase UbiX, translated as MNTFSRDGGPERITLAMTGASGAQYGLRLLDCLVREDREVHFLISKAAQLVMATETDVSLPAKPQMMQAFLTEYTGAAAGQIRVYGKEDWMSPVASGSGAPAAMVVVPCSTGTLSAIATGACNNLIERAADVTLKERRQLILVPREAPYSSIHLEHMLKLSNMGVTILPASPGFYHQPQTIDDLIDFVVARILNLLGIPQDMLPRWGEHHLSSDE; from the coding sequence ATGAACACTTTTTCCCGGGACGGCGGCCCGGAACGCATCACGCTGGCGATGACCGGTGCGTCCGGCGCCCAGTACGGCTTGCGCCTGCTGGATTGTCTGGTGCGCGAGGATCGCGAGGTGCATTTCCTGATCTCCAAGGCCGCGCAACTGGTGATGGCCACCGAGACGGACGTGTCGCTGCCGGCCAAGCCGCAAATGATGCAGGCGTTCCTCACTGAATACACCGGCGCGGCTGCCGGGCAGATCCGGGTCTACGGCAAGGAGGACTGGATGTCGCCGGTGGCCTCGGGTTCCGGCGCACCGGCCGCCATGGTGGTGGTGCCGTGCTCGACCGGCACCTTGTCGGCCATTGCCACCGGCGCCTGCAACAACCTGATCGAACGGGCGGCGGACGTCACCTTGAAGGAGCGTCGCCAGTTGATTCTGGTGCCGCGCGAAGCGCCGTACTCGAGCATTCACCTGGAGCACATGCTCAAGCTGTCGAACATGGGCGTGACCATCCTGCCGGCCTCGCCGGGCTTCTATCACCAGCCGCAGACCATCGATGACCTGATCGATTTCGTGGTGGCGCGAATTCTCAATCTGCTGGGCATTCCCCAGGACATGCTGCCGCGCTGGGGTGAACACCATCTGAGCAGCGATGAATAA
- a CDS encoding ethanolamine ammonia-lyase subunit EutB has protein sequence MAAFAHTVGAQTYRFDSLKDVMAKASPARSGDFLAGVAALNDGERVAAQMALADIPLTHFLQEALIPYESDEVTRLIIDSHDKQAFAVVSHLTVGGFRDWLLSEAADEQSLRALAPGLTPEMVAAVSKIMRVQDLVLVAQKIRVVTKFRGTLGLRGRLSTRLQPNHPTDEPSGIAASILDGLLYGNGDAMIGINPATDSIASICAMLEMLDAIIQRYDIPTQACVLTHVTTSIEAINRGVPLDLVFQSIAGTEAANASFGINLNVLQEGYEAGLSLNRGTLGQNLMYFETGQGSALSANAHHGVDQQTCETRAYAVARHFKPFLVNTVVGFIGPEYLYNGKQIIRAGLEDHFCGKLLGVPMGCDICYTNHAEADQDDMDTLLTLLGVAGINFIMGIPGSDDIMLNYQTTSFHDALYARQTLGLKPAPEFEQWLANMGIFTQADGKVRFGNNLPPAFRQALAQLG, from the coding sequence ATGGCCGCATTTGCCCATACCGTCGGCGCCCAGACCTACCGTTTCGACAGCCTCAAGGACGTGATGGCCAAGGCCAGCCCGGCGCGTTCCGGCGACTTTCTCGCCGGTGTCGCCGCCCTCAACGATGGCGAGCGGGTGGCCGCGCAAATGGCACTGGCCGACATCCCGCTCACGCATTTCCTGCAGGAAGCGCTGATTCCTTACGAGTCCGATGAAGTCACCCGGCTGATCATCGACAGCCATGACAAACAGGCCTTCGCGGTCGTCAGCCATCTCACGGTTGGCGGCTTCCGCGACTGGCTGTTGAGCGAAGCGGCCGATGAGCAGAGCCTGCGCGCCCTCGCCCCCGGCCTGACGCCGGAAATGGTCGCCGCCGTGTCGAAGATCATGCGCGTGCAGGATCTGGTGCTGGTGGCGCAGAAAATCCGCGTCGTGACGAAATTTCGCGGAACCCTCGGCCTGCGTGGACGGTTATCCACAAGGCTGCAACCCAATCACCCGACCGACGAACCGTCCGGTATCGCGGCGAGCATTCTCGACGGCCTGCTGTACGGCAACGGCGACGCGATGATCGGCATCAACCCGGCCACCGACAGCATCGCCTCGATCTGCGCGATGCTGGAAATGCTCGACGCGATCATCCAGCGCTACGACATTCCGACCCAGGCCTGCGTGCTGACCCACGTCACCACTTCTATTGAAGCGATCAACCGTGGCGTGCCGCTGGATCTGGTATTCCAGTCGATTGCCGGAACCGAAGCGGCCAACGCCAGTTTCGGTATCAACCTGAACGTGTTGCAGGAAGGTTATGAAGCCGGCCTGAGCCTCAATCGCGGCACGCTCGGGCAGAACCTGATGTATTTCGAAACCGGCCAGGGCAGTGCACTGTCGGCCAACGCCCACCACGGCGTCGATCAACAGACCTGCGAGACCCGGGCCTACGCCGTGGCGCGCCATTTCAAGCCGTTCCTGGTGAACACCGTCGTAGGATTCATCGGCCCGGAATACCTCTACAACGGCAAACAGATCATCCGCGCCGGCCTCGAAGACCACTTCTGCGGCAAGCTGCTCGGCGTGCCGATGGGCTGCGACATCTGCTACACCAACCACGCCGAAGCCGACCAGGACGACATGGACACCCTGCTGACCCTGCTCGGCGTGGCCGGGATCAACTTCATCATGGGCATCCCCGGTTCCGACGACATCATGCTCAACTACCAGACCACTTCGTTCCACGACGCGCTCTATGCGCGCCAGACCCTGGGCCTGAAACCGGCGCCGGAGTTCGAGCAGTGGCTGGCGAACATGGGCATCTTCACCCAGGCGGACGGCAAGGTCCGCTTCGGCAACAACCTGCCGCCGGCCTTCCGCCAGGCCTTGGCGCAACTGGGATGA
- a CDS encoding GNAT family N-acetyltransferase, with product MRIIQATLEHLDLLTPLFVKYREFYGSLPYPDSSRAFLEKRLRRKESVIYLALADDDDKKLMGFCQLYPSFSSLSLKRVWILNDIYVAEDARRQLVADNLIRTAKKMAKETQAVRMRVSTSADNEVAQKTYESIGFKEDTEFKNYVLPISDEL from the coding sequence ATGCGGATTATCCAAGCGACCCTCGAACACCTGGATTTGCTGACCCCGTTGTTCGTTAAGTACCGCGAGTTTTACGGCTCCCTGCCCTATCCGGACTCGTCCCGGGCCTTTCTCGAAAAGCGCCTGCGACGCAAGGAATCGGTGATCTACCTGGCGCTGGCCGATGACGACGACAAGAAGCTCATGGGCTTCTGCCAGCTCTACCCGAGCTTTTCCTCCCTGTCGCTCAAGCGCGTGTGGATCCTCAACGACATCTACGTCGCCGAAGACGCCCGCCGCCAGCTGGTAGCCGACAACCTGATCCGCACCGCGAAGAAAATGGCCAAGGAAACCCAGGCCGTGCGCATGCGCGTGTCCACCAGTGCAGACAACGAAGTGGCGCAGAAAACCTACGAATCCATCGGGTTCAAGGAAGACACCGAGTTCAAGAACTACGTGCTGCCGATCAGCGACGAGCTCTGA
- the exaC gene encoding acetaldehyde dehydrogenase ExaC, which translates to MRYAHPGTEGAKVSFKSKYGNYIGGEFVAPVKGQYFTNTSPVNGQPIAEFPRSTAEDIDKALDAAHAAADAWGSTSAQARSLILLKIADRIEQNLETLAITETWDNGKAIRETLNADIPLAADHFRYFAGCLRAQEGSAAEIDGNTVAYHIHEPLGVVGQIIPWNFPILMAAWKLAPALAAGNCVVLKPAEQTPLGISVLLELIGDLLPPGVLNVVQGFGKEAGEALATSKRIAKIAFTGSTPVGSHIMKCAAENIIPSTVELGGKSPNIFFEDIMQAEPSFIEKAAEGLVLAFFNQGEVCTCPSRALVQESIYPQFMEAVMKKVSQIKRGDPLDTDTMVGAQASEQQFDKILSYLEIAKGEGAELLTGGKVEKLEGNLASGYYIQPTLLKGTNKMRVFQEEIFGPVVSITTFKDEAEALAIANDTEFGLGAGLWTRDINRAYRMGRAIKAGRVWTNCYHLYPAHAAFGGYKKSGVGRETHKMMLDHYQQTKNLLVSYDINPLGFF; encoded by the coding sequence ATGCGTTACGCTCACCCCGGTACTGAAGGCGCCAAAGTCTCGTTCAAGAGCAAGTACGGTAACTACATCGGCGGCGAGTTCGTCGCGCCTGTCAAAGGTCAGTACTTCACCAACACCTCGCCTGTGAATGGCCAACCGATTGCCGAATTCCCGCGCTCCACGGCCGAAGACATCGACAAGGCCCTGGACGCCGCCCACGCCGCTGCCGATGCCTGGGGCTCAACTTCCGCCCAGGCCCGCTCACTGATCCTGCTGAAAATCGCCGACCGCATCGAACAGAACCTCGAAACCCTGGCGATCACCGAAACCTGGGACAACGGCAAAGCCATCCGCGAAACCCTCAACGCCGACATCCCGCTGGCTGCCGACCACTTCCGCTATTTCGCCGGGTGCCTGCGCGCCCAGGAAGGCAGCGCCGCCGAGATCGACGGCAACACCGTGGCCTATCACATCCATGAACCACTGGGCGTGGTCGGCCAGATCATCCCGTGGAACTTCCCGATCCTGATGGCCGCGTGGAAACTCGCCCCGGCCCTGGCCGCCGGCAACTGCGTGGTGCTCAAGCCTGCCGAACAAACCCCGCTGGGCATCAGCGTGCTGCTGGAACTGATCGGCGACTTGCTGCCGCCGGGCGTGCTCAACGTGGTGCAAGGGTTCGGCAAAGAAGCCGGCGAAGCCCTGGCCACCAGCAAGCGCATCGCCAAGATCGCCTTCACCGGCTCGACCCCGGTCGGCTCGCACATCATGAAATGCGCCGCCGAAAACATCATTCCATCCACCGTTGAGCTGGGCGGCAAGTCGCCGAACATCTTCTTCGAAGACATCATGCAGGCCGAACCAAGCTTCATTGAAAAAGCCGCTGAAGGCCTGGTACTGGCGTTCTTCAACCAGGGCGAAGTCTGCACCTGCCCGTCCCGCGCACTGGTTCAGGAATCGATCTATCCGCAGTTCATGGAAGCGGTGATGAAGAAAGTCAGCCAGATCAAACGTGGCGACCCGCTCGACACCGACACCATGGTCGGCGCCCAAGCGTCCGAGCAGCAATTCGACAAGATCCTTTCGTACCTGGAAATCGCCAAGGGCGAAGGTGCCGAGCTGCTGACCGGCGGCAAGGTGGAAAAACTAGAAGGCAACCTGGCTTCCGGCTATTACATCCAGCCGACCCTGCTCAAGGGCACCAACAAGATGCGTGTGTTCCAGGAAGAAATCTTCGGCCCGGTGGTGAGCATCACCACCTTCAAGGACGAAGCCGAAGCCCTGGCGATTGCCAACGACACCGAGTTCGGCCTCGGCGCCGGCCTGTGGACCCGCGACATCAACCGCGCCTATCGCATGGGCCGCGCCATCAAGGCCGGTCGTGTATGGACCAACTGCTACCACCTGTACCCGGCGCACGCCGCGTTCGGCGGGTACAAGAAGTCCGGCGTCGGCCGTGAAACCCACAAGATGATGCTCGACCACTACCAGCAAACCAAAAACCTGCTGGTGAGCTACGACATCAACCCGCTGGGCTTCTTCTAA
- a CDS encoding DedA family protein: MDFNPLDLILHLDVYLDLLVNNYGPWIYAILFLVIFCETGLVVMPFLPGDSLLFIAGAVAAGGGMDPVLLAGLLMLAAILGDSTNYVIGRTAGEKLFSNPNSKIFRRDYLQQTHDFYDKHGGKTVTLARFLPIIRTFAPFVAGVAKMPYPRFFGFSVFGTVLWVGGLVTLGYFFGNVPFIKKNLSLLVVGIILLSLVPMIIGVVRSRFGGTKAQSH, translated from the coding sequence ATGGATTTCAACCCGCTCGACCTTATCCTGCATCTCGACGTTTACCTCGACCTGCTGGTGAATAATTACGGGCCATGGATCTACGCCATCCTGTTTCTGGTGATCTTCTGCGAGACCGGTCTGGTGGTGATGCCATTCCTGCCGGGTGATTCCCTGTTGTTCATCGCCGGTGCTGTGGCTGCGGGCGGTGGTATGGACCCGGTATTGCTGGCGGGGCTGCTGATGCTCGCGGCGATCCTCGGCGACAGCACCAACTACGTGATCGGACGAACGGCGGGCGAGAAGCTGTTCAGCAACCCGAACTCGAAAATCTTCCGCCGCGATTACCTGCAACAGACCCACGATTTCTACGACAAGCACGGCGGCAAAACCGTGACCCTGGCGCGCTTCCTGCCGATCATCCGCACCTTTGCGCCTTTCGTGGCCGGTGTCGCGAAGATGCCTTACCCGCGTTTCTTCGGTTTCAGCGTGTTCGGCACCGTCCTGTGGGTTGGCGGTCTGGTAACGCTGGGCTACTTCTTCGGCAACGTGCCGTTCATCAAGAAGAACCTGTCGTTGCTGGTGGTCGGCATCATCCTGCTGTCGCTGGTACCGATGATCATCGGCGTGGTTCGCAGCCGTTTCGGCGGCACCAAAGCCCAATCGCACTAA
- the eat gene encoding ethanolamine permease: protein MTSTTQLKPTLGTLHLWGIAVGLVISGEYFGWSYGWGTAGTLGFLVTALLVATMYTCFIFSFTELTTAIPHAGGPFAYSRRAFGEKGGLIAGIATLIEFVFAPPAIAMAIGAYLNVQYPGLDPKLAAVGAYFVFMTLNILGVSIAATFELVVTVLAVAELLVFMGVVAPGFSFSNFVLNGWSGANEFTMGSIPGIFAAIPFAIWFFLAIEGAAMAAEEAKDPKRTIPRAYVSGILTLVFLAIGVMVMAGGVGDWRQLSNINDPLPQAMKAVVGNNSTWMHMLVWIGLFGLVASFHGIILGYSRQFFALARAGYLPKSLAKLSRFQTPHRAILAGGVVGIAAIYSDGLVNLQGMTLTAAMITMSVFGAIVMYIISMLSLFKLRKTEPNLERTFRAPGYPLVPAIALFLALVCLVAMAWFNTLIGCVFLGFMAAGYLYFQLTAKQRSEAPADAMLEGI from the coding sequence ATGACTTCCACCACACAGCTCAAACCCACACTCGGCACCCTGCACCTCTGGGGCATTGCCGTCGGCCTGGTGATCTCCGGCGAATACTTCGGCTGGAGTTACGGCTGGGGCACGGCGGGAACCCTGGGTTTCCTGGTTACGGCCCTACTGGTCGCGACCATGTACACCTGCTTCATCTTCAGCTTCACCGAACTGACCACCGCGATTCCCCACGCGGGCGGGCCGTTTGCCTACAGCCGCCGGGCCTTTGGCGAAAAAGGCGGATTGATCGCCGGGATCGCCACCCTGATCGAATTCGTGTTCGCCCCGCCGGCCATTGCCATGGCCATCGGCGCCTATCTGAATGTGCAATATCCGGGGCTCGATCCCAAACTCGCGGCGGTCGGCGCGTACTTTGTGTTCATGACCCTGAACATCCTCGGCGTCAGCATCGCCGCGACCTTCGAGCTGGTGGTTACCGTACTCGCCGTCGCCGAATTGCTGGTGTTCATGGGCGTGGTTGCACCGGGCTTCAGCTTCAGCAACTTCGTGCTGAACGGCTGGTCGGGTGCGAATGAGTTCACGATGGGCTCGATTCCGGGCATTTTCGCCGCCATTCCCTTCGCGATCTGGTTCTTTCTCGCCATCGAAGGCGCGGCCATGGCGGCCGAGGAAGCCAAGGATCCGAAACGCACGATTCCACGGGCCTACGTCAGCGGCATCCTGACTTTGGTGTTCCTGGCCATCGGCGTGATGGTGATGGCCGGCGGCGTCGGCGACTGGCGCCAGCTGTCGAACATTAACGACCCGCTGCCGCAGGCGATGAAAGCGGTGGTCGGCAACAATTCGACGTGGATGCACATGCTGGTGTGGATCGGCCTGTTCGGGCTGGTGGCGAGTTTCCACGGGATCATCCTCGGCTACTCGCGGCAGTTCTTTGCCCTGGCCCGGGCCGGTTATCTGCCGAAAAGCCTGGCCAAACTCTCGCGCTTTCAGACCCCGCACCGGGCGATCCTGGCCGGCGGCGTGGTCGGCATCGCGGCGATCTACAGCGACGGTCTGGTCAATCTGCAAGGCATGACCCTGACGGCGGCGATGATCACCATGTCAGTGTTCGGCGCCATCGTGATGTACATCATCAGCATGCTCAGCCTGTTCAAACTGCGTAAAACCGAGCCGAACCTGGAGCGCACCTTCCGCGCGCCGGGCTATCCGTTGGTGCCGGCCATTGCGCTGTTCCTGGCGCTGGTGTGCCTGGTAGCGATGGCCTGGTTCAACACGCTGATCGGCTGTGTGTTCCTCGGTTTCATGGCCGCCGGTTACCTGTACTTCCAGCTGACCGCCAAGCAACGCTCCGAAGCACCGGCAGACGCTATGCTCGAAGGTATATGA